GAAATGGCTGCAGGTGTCTGACCTGAAGGCATTCAGTGGAGAGCTGTCCAGATTGTATAACTTCAACGGCATTCCAACATGTGTGCTGATAGGGCCTGACGGGAAGATCGTAACGAGGAATATGCGCGGGTCATGGATGGACAAGAAGCTGATTGAATTATACGGCAACAAGTTCGCGGGTAAATTCTGAAAACAGGCCATTAAAACGGCAAGCCTGTGCATTGCGTACAGGCTTGCCGTTCTATAAAGCCTACTTCACCATAAACTCCAGCAGGCTGTCGTTCTCAATGAAAGCCTCCAGTGAATCTCCGATCTCTACCGGGCCCACGCCTTCCGGAGTGCCGGTGAAGACCAGGTCCCCGATGTTGAGGGTGAAGAAGCGGGAGATGTGGGCGATCAGCTTGTCGAACGAGAACAGGAGGTCGCCGGTATTGCCCTGCTGTACGATCTCTTTGTTCTTGTAAAGACAGAAATTGAGGTCCTTCAGATCCGTTCCTTCCTCGATGGGGATGAATTTGCCGACGACAGCAGAATTATCGAACGATTTGGCTATTTCCCAGGGCAGGCCTTTGGCCTTTTGTTTTTCCTGGAGATCCCGCGCCGTGAAGTCGATGCCCACCGAAATACTGTCATAATACTTGGAGGCAAAGCGCTCCTGAATGTGCTTCCCGTTCTTCGATATCCGCAAGACCAGTTCGCATTCATAATGCAGATTATCCGTAAACTCCGGATAATAAAATGGATGGTTGTTTTGCAGGAGGGCATTCTTTGGTTTCATGAAAATCACGGGTTCGGAGGGCACCTCGTTCTTCAGTTCTTCTGCATGTTTGGCATAGTTTCTTCCAACGCAGATAATTTTCATAATGCGTGTATTTTTGTAAGGTTAATAAAGTCTATGGTTTCACCCATAGTCCACAATACATTGTCCATTGTACGTCCTATCATGCTGATTGACGATGCAATTATGAATTACAGACGATCAATGGTACACGGATCATGATCTATAGCATTTTTTAACGCAGGGGCATATTCAGGCACGAAATATACAATTTACTTCTATAATGGAAAAGTCAGGTTGTTATAATTGTTCATCGTCCTGGGCAGTCCGATGGTGGCAAAACTTTCGATGATCTCCACACATTTGCCGATCTTCTGCAAAACGACCGGTTCTTCCTTCGCACTCCATTTACCGAGCACATAGTCAACCTGCCTTCCTTTGGGGAAATCATTGCCGATGCCGAATCTTAAACGGGGATATTGGTTGGTAGCGATGGATTCCTGAATGCTTTTGAGGCCATTATGCCCGGCATCGCTGCCACCGGGGCGGATGCGGATGGTTTCCAGCGGCAGTGCCAGTTCATCCACGATCACCATCATGTTTTCCGCAGTGATCTTTTCCTTGTCCATCCAGTATTTCACGGCCTTTCCGCTGAGGTTCATATAGGTAGTGGGTTTGATCACTACCATGATGCGGCCTTTCCACCGGATGGTGGTCACCTCTGCCAGCCGGTCGTTGTTAAAAGGAGCGTTGTGCTTTGCGGCGAGTGCATCCGCCACATCGAAACCGATGTTATGACGGGTATGCTGATATTCCGCTCCGATGTTCCCTAATCCGACGATAAGAAATTTCATATGCCTGGTACTTGATCCCGTTTAAACACCAATCGGGATACCAAAAATAAAAAGCCCGGCTGAAATAACTGCCGGGCCCTTGATATAATTCTTTGCCAATTTATTTTTTCTTGGCTTCCTTTTCGGCAGCCGCTTCTTCCTGCTTCAGCTGACGCGTCATCACTACAGAAGCAACGGGGATACGGGGAGGATTGAGAATCTCGATACCGTCCGCTATTACATCCGATACCCGGAGGTTCTCGTTCAGGTCCAGGTTGGTAATGTCCACTTCCAGGTTTTCGCGCAGATCTTTCGGCAACGCTTTCACTTTCAGTGTTTTCAGCTTTATTACCAGCTTACCGCCGCTTTTTACGCCGATGGACTGGCCAATGGTCTTCAGCGGCAGGGAGGCTACCACTTTCTTGTCTTCCACGAGTTCGAGGAAGTCCACATGCGTCAGTTCGTCTGTTACAACGTCAAACTGCATGTCTTTCAGAATGCAACGGAAAGTTTTGCCGTCTACTTTTACTTCAACGAACTGGAAGTCCGGTGTATATACCAGTGGTTTGAAAGCAGTAGCAGCAGCTGAAAAACTTACTGTCTCTGCACCCCCGTAAATAACACAAGGCACTTTTTGCTCAGAACGAAGCAGGCGGGTGGCTTGTTTGCCGAATTCGCTCCTGAGCTCTCCTTCGATGGTTATTGTTTTCATTGTTTAAACATTTATGAATAAAAAAAATACACGTTGTTATGATAACCGGCGCTGACTGTGCACGAACAGGCTGGTAATGGACTTGTTCTCGTGCATGTTGCGGATGGCTACGGCGAAAAGGTCTGCCACGCTGATCACTTTGATCTTGGGACTTTCGTGTTTCAGCGGGATGGTATCACATACCACCAGTTCGTCCAGCACCGAATTTTCAATGTTCTCGTAAGCCTTGCCACTGAAGACCGGGTGCGTACAGAACGCTCTTACGCTCCTGGCTCCTTTTTCCATCAGCAATGCTGCCGATTTGGTGAGGGTACCTGCAGTATCGCAGATGTCATCTATCAGCACAATATCCCGGTCCGTCACATCCCCTATCACCACCATTGACGCAATTTCATTGGCCCGTTTACGATGCTTGTCGCAGATCACCATTTCAGCACTGAAATAGCTGGCCACTTCACGCACGCGGGTGGTAGAACCCACGTCAGGGGACGCAAAGGTAAGGTTTTTAAGCTTCAGATTCTCGATATAGGGGATAAAAATCGCCGAGCTGTCCAGATGATCCACAGGGATATCAAAGAATCCCTGGATCTGCGGTGCATGCAAGTCCATGGTAATCACCCTGTTGGCTCCCGCTGCGGTGAGCAGGTTGGCGATCAGCTTGGAGCCGATGGCCACCCGGGGCTTGTCTTTCCTGTCCTGCCGCGCGAAACCGAAATACGGGATCACCGCTGTAATATACCCTGCCGATGCACGCTTGGCGGCATCGATCATGAGCAGCAATTCCATAAGGTTATCGGCGGGAGCGTTGGTGCCCTGAACGAGGAACACATAGTCCCCGCGGATGCTTTCCAGAAAAACCGGCTGAAACTCGCCGTCGCTGAACTTCTGGATATTCACCTTACCCAGCGGATTACCGTACCTGGCTGCGATACGTTCGGCCAGAGCGGGATTGCTGTTTCCTGTGAAGATTTTTACAGTTGGATTCATGTTGTAGAAAAAGAGGTTGCAAAACTATGACTTTATATGGTATATGCCGAAAAAAAATCGGGGCGGGGAAATTGCTAAAAAATTTGGGATAAATTTGCTAAACAAATTAGCTTTTGTATATTTGTGGAAATGAATTGGGTTATGGGAGCGAATACATCATTGTTACCACCGATATCCACGTACATTTCGCCGGAGAAGCGGGTGTTACCACCAATCTGTGACTGGCCGGAGGAAGACCGTCCGCGGGAAAAGCTCATCCGGAATGGCGCCAAGGTCATGACCAATGCAGAACTGCTGGCCATCCTGATCAACACCGGCCAGGATAACAAATCAGCCATAGACCTGGCCAACGAGATCCTTTTCAGTGCCGGCAACAACCTGGCTGAGCTGGCCAAAATGGATGTACGGCAGTTGATGGGCTTCAGGGGCGTGGGGCAGGCCAAAGCGGTCACCATTCTGGCAGCCATGGAACTGGCCCGGCGCAAACAATGCGCGGTTCCGCCCGGGCGGCCGGTGATCCGGAACAGCGAAGACATTGTTTCCCTGCTGCGCCCCCTCATGCAAGACCAATGCTACGAAAGCTTCTATACACTGTACCTCAGCCATGCCAATAAAGTGCTGCATTGCAGCTGCATCAGCACCGGCGGCTTTACCTCCACCACCGTAGATCCCAGGATGATCTTCCAGGAAGCGCTCTGCCTCAGGGCCACCCGCCTGATCCTGGCGCACAATCATCCCTCCGGTTCTTTAAATGCCAGCAGAGCGGATCTCCGTGTGACCAACAGGCTCATAGCAGCCGGCAGGCTCCTGGATATCGAGGTCCTGGATCATGTGATCATATCAGATACGGGGTACATGAGCTTCAGAGATGATGGCATGCTTGGGCAGGAAGCCTGAATAACGCCCGGGTGCTAACGCAACAAGGTGGATACACCTTTTTGGAATACCCGGTTACCGAATTCCGTATCCGTATATTCCAGCATCCAGGCGTAGGTACCCACAGGCGCCGGGGAACCGTTGATGGTACCGTCCCATTTGTTCAGCCAGTTATGTGACTCAAACACCAGTTGCCCGTTCCGCGCATAAATACGGAAAACGAGATCGGCGGTTTTATAACCATTCAGTGGATACAGGTAGTCGTTCGTGCCATCGTTGTTGGGTGTGAAAGCGGTAGGCACGGCCACGCGGCAGGTAGGCACCGTTTTAATGGTCTGCACAACAGTATCGAAACAATGCAGATCGTCTTCGACGATAAGCCGCACTTCATAAGTCTGCTCCCGGCTGCCGATCGGATAACGGAAGGGGTTGGGGTTCACACTGCGGGAGCCATTGCCGAAACCAAAATCCCAGCGGTGAGAAACGATATGGCCAATACTCTGGTCCGTAAAGGTCACCATATCAAGCGGACAAAGTACCGCGGCAGACATGACGAAAGCAGCCTTCAGCTCATTATCCAGCAGTATCTGTTCCGTATGCTGCGCGGAACATACACCATTGGTCACTTCCAGCTGTACGGTCTTTTGGCCGAATACCGTGTACACCTTCTCATAGGTTCTGCCACCGGCAGCAGTATTATCCTCGAAAGACCATTGCCAGTCCGTTACACCTCTTGCCCCATCATGTTCCAGGAATATCCTGTCATACACACAATCCAGTTCCACGCGGTAAGAGAATGCCGCACTTACCGTATCCTTCGTGGAAAAGCTCACCCGGTCTCCCAGCGGGGTCTGCAAACCGCATTCGCTGATCAGCGTATTGCCATCACTCCCCTGCACCAGGTCAATATCATAATCCCCTTCATGATAGATCGGGGTATTCAGCGTTAGTTCTATACTGTCGGTCAGCTGATTATTACAGAAGGTAGTGGCATTCACAACAGCCATACCGGCGTCTGTGCCGCTCAGGCGAAAATCGCTGCCATTGGGCGCCACGGAGCTGCACAGTACGGGACTGGAAAGATAAACCATGATCTTGCCGGGAGCGCATCCGATGGCGGATATCCTGTCAAACGGCACCGCCTGGGGAACGGGCACGGTGAAGTCCACTTCCCGGCCGGCCTGGATGGGATTATCGCAGGCATCCAGCATGGTATTGCCGTCCCGGCCAGTTACCACCCGCACTTTATAGTTCCCCGCGGGAAGAGGTTGCTGCAGGTACAGCACAACAGAATCCATATCAAAACCGGAATTGCAGTTCACGCCCATGGAGCCTATCACCCGCACATTGCTGCCCACCAGTTCGAACTCGTTCCCGTCGCCGGCCATAGTAGCGCATTGGAACTTCTTGTTGAGCTTTACGGTAATGCGGTTATCAAGACAATGATATTTGGCATGCACAAAAGCGCCGGCCAGCGGGTCAGTGATATTGGCCGTTCCGCCGCCGAAAGATAGTTCGTACCCGCTTTGTGTTTGCGTGAAATGGCTGACCATCAGCAGGTACTGGCGGCCGGCCTGCAGCGTGGGCATGCTGCTCCATTTCGGCTCGCTGTATCCCTCACAGGCCATGAGCCGCGTACCGGCACTGGAGGCACCCGTAGCGCCGGCTATAGCGCTCCAGTTCCCGGCCACCTGGATGGCGGGATTAGTATAGACCTCGCTAAGGGCTTTACCGGTAACATCAAATATCTGCCAGTCGTAATCATCGCTCAGATCGTTCGGGGTAATGGTAAAACCCAGCGTCCCTGTTTCGTAGCAGGTGAACTTGTACCAGTAGGGATTTACATCCCGGTAGTCCGTATTACTGTTGCAGGAAGGCAGGGGAATGGACCTTCCCGCGCAAAGTGGAACGGAAGCCTGCTTCAGTGCTTTGGTGCCGCAGATGGGGAAAGCGCTCTGAGGCGTTTGCCCTAACTGCGTGCAGGCCTGAGCCGATATTCGGTTCACCGCACATAACAGGGGAAGGATTAATATGAGAAAAAATCGCATGGGTTATATTGGCAGCAATATAGAGATAATATATAAAGTAATAACCTTCGCTTTTGTTACATTTGCTGGAATTTATTTAAAAAACATATCCACTTATGCTAAAAATCGGCTTGTTCGGTGTTGGTCATTTAGGAAAGATCCATTTATCCCAGCTTGTTACCATGAAAGATGTGGAAGTTACCGGCTATTTCGACCCGAGTGACGCCAATGCCGAAGGAGTACAAACATTATATGGCAACCTGAAACGGTTCACTTCCGCGGAAGAACTGGTGATGGCCGTGGATGCCGTTGACATCGTGGCGCCGACCACGCAACATTATCAGTTGTGCGAACTGGCGATCCGGAACGGGAAACATGTATTCGTGGAAAAACCCATGACCAATACCATGGACGAGGCAAAGCTGCTGGTAAAACTGGTGGAGGAAGCCAATATCAAATTCCAGGTGGGGCATGTGGAACGGTTCAACCCGGCATTCCTGGCGCTGAAAGGTTATGATCTGAAGCCCATGTTCATCGAAGTTCACCGCCTGGCGGAATTCAACCCGCGGGGAACGGATGTCAGCGTGATCCTGGACCTGATGATCCACGACATCGACATCGTGCTGAGCATCGTGAAATCAAGCATCAGCCGCATCTCCGCCAGCGGCGTTGCCGTGATGAGCGACACCCCTGATATTGCCAATGTGCGCATCGAATTCCATAACGGCTGTGTAGCCAACCTCACATCCAGCCGTATCTCCCTTAAAAAAATGCGCAAGATGCGCCTTTTCCAGAAAGATGCCTACATCGGTATCGACTTCCTGGACAAGAAAACGGAGATCATCAAACTGAAGGAACCGGAAGACGAAGGTTTATTCACACTCGATATCGCCACAAATGCCGGTAAAAAGACCATTGCGATCGATAATCCGGAGATCAAGCAATCCAATGCCATCCGTATGGAGCTGGAGCTTTTCCGGGACAGCATACTGGAGAACAAACCGGTTGCCGTAAATGTGATCGACGGGTTCCAGGCGCTGGAAGCGGCCCATCAGATATTGCAAAAGATCGGGAGGGGACAGTCAGCGTAAGCTATCGTTCAGGAAAGCGGATGCGATCACGAGGTCCTGCGGCCTGGTGATCTTGATATTCTGCTCCTCGCCTTCCACCAGATGCACGGCATGGCCGGAGCGTTCCACTACGGTTGCCTCGTCTGTGAACAGGGGATCATAAGGCTGGTCGAATGCGGGTATCAGCAAACCCGACAAGAAGGTCTGCGGCGTCTGGATAATGCGGAAACGCGTGCGATCCGCGGCATTGTTCCCCACAGTATCTACTTCACGAATGCTGTCTTTCAGCGGAATGGCCGGAATGGCGCTTCCTTTCAGCAGCGCCTGTTCATAACAGGTACGGATCAACGCGGGAGATACGAGCGGGCGTACGCCATCATGTACAAATACCACCGCATCCTGTTTGACGAATTGCAATCCGTTCTTTACGGAGTGGAAACGTGTTTCCCCTCCTTCCGCTATAGTGACGGAAGGCGGCCGGCCGAAAGCAGCCAGCACAGCGCCAATGCTCCCCCGGTGCGCGGGCGGTACCACCAGCACGATATGCATATCTTCATAAGCCTCCATAAAGGCCCGGATCGTATAATGCAGCACGGGTTTGCCATTCAGCTCCAGGAACTGTTTGGGCGTAGTACTGCCCATTCTTGATCCGGAACCGCCGGCTACGATGATGGCTATTTTTGCGGGAGATGGCATATCAGATGATCAGCATGGCATCGCCGTAGCTGAAGAAACGATACTTCTCTTTGATGGCCTGCTGATAGGCTTCCATGATCAGATCGTATCCTGCGAAGGCGCAGACCATGATCAGGAGGCTGGTTTTGGGCAGGTGGAAGTTGGTCACCAGCGCATTGGGAATGGAGAAATCATAAGGAGGGTGGATGAAGGTATTCGTCCAGCCTTCTGCTGCTTTCAGATGATTCTGCGCGGTCACGGAAGATTCCACGGCGCGTACGGTAGTGGTGCCGATGGCGCATATCTTGCGGTTATCTTCTTTCGCCTTGTTCACGATCTTCACGGCATATTCGTCGATATGGAAATACTCGGCATCCATCTTGTGTTTGCTGAGGTCTTCCACTTCAATGGGGCGGAAAGTACCGAGGCCGGTATGCAGGGTCACTTCGGCGAATTTCACACCTTTGATCTCCAGGCGTTTGATAAGCTCCCGGCTGAAATGCAGGCCTGCTGTAGGAGCGGCTACTGCGCCTTCGAACTTGGCATAAACGGTCTGGTAACGCTCTTTATCTTCATCTTCAGGCTTGCGCTTGATGTATTTGGGCAACGGTGTTTCTCCCAGGCTGTCCAGCACGGCTTTGAACTCTTCATCATTCCCTTCGAACAGGAAGCGGATGGTACGGCCGCGGGAGGTGGTATTATCGATCACTTCGGCTACCAGGCTTTCATCGTCTCCGAAATACAGCTTGTTGCCTACCCTGATCTTGCGCGCCGGGTCTACGATCACGTCCCACAGACGGTTCTGCTTGTTCAGCTCACGGAGCAGGAAAACTTCGATCTTCGCACCGGTCTTTTCTTTACGGCCATAGAGTCTTGCGGGAAATACCTTGGTATTGTTCACTACCATGACGTCCTTATCGCTAAAATACCCGAGGATATCTTTGAAAACCTTGTGCTCTATTTTGCCGGTGGCGCGGTTAACAACCATCAGGCGGCTCTCGTCTCTTGTCTTGGAAGGGTGCTGTGCGATGAGGTTCAGCGGGAGATCGAACTTGAATTGTGATAATTTCATATTACGGTATGAATGAATTTAAAGGCTGCGAAGGTACGCATTATTATACAGACCGTCAAAAAATATGCTAACGCCCTGGTATTGCAGCAATTAGTTGCCGTGTGTACCCGGATTCCGGTTGATGGTACACTTTTCGTGCCAGCCCGATCTCCGCTATCCTGCCTTTGTTCATCACCATCATGCTGTCACTGATAAAATGCACAACGGACAGGTTATGGGAGATGAAGATATAGGTGAAATTAAATTCCTGCTGCAGCTGCACCAGCAGATTCAGCACCTGTGCCTGCACGCTGACGTCCAGCGCGGATACAGATTCGTCGCAGATAATGAACTCCGGGTTAACCGCCAGGGCCCTTGCGATCACGATGCGCTGCCGCTGCCCGCCGGAGAACTCGTGGGGATAGCGGTGATAATGCTCCGGGCGCAGGTTCACTTTTTCCAGCAGTTCCATGACCTTTTCTTTCCTTTGACGGTCATTCCCGTACAGCCCGTGCACCTGCATGGGCTCCAGGATGGCCTGTCCCGTTGTGAGGCGGGGATTGAGCGAGGAATAAGGGTCCTGGAAGATCAGCTGTATGTGTTTGCGCATCTCCCGCATATCTGCCATGGACAGGGTGCGCAAGTCTTTTCCTTTATAGTAGATGTTACCGGCAGTTGGTTCTATGAGGCGGAGCAGGGTACGGCTCAATGTGGTTTTCCCGCAGCCGGACTCCCCTACCAGCCCCAGGGTTTCCCCTTCCCTGACCTCAAAGCTGACATTGTCCACCGCCTTCGTCCATGCCGTTACTTTGCCCAGGATGTTCCGCCGTTGGGGAAACCAGGTGCTGAGGCCTTCCACTTTCAGCAGCGGCGGGCGTTTGGATAAAACGGCCTCCCGGGCATCCATTTCCGCGTCGGGCAATTCGAGCGTGTTGACAAATTCCTCCACGCCTGTTTGGCTGTTGAGGAAATCGCTCACCACCGGCAGGCGGCGGAGGCGTTTCTCCAGCGGCGGGCGGCAGGCCAGCAGCCCACGCGTATAAGGATGTTGGGGGCGATGGAAGATATCCTGCACAGGGCCTTCTTCCACGATCTGGCCTTTGTACATGACGGCCACCCTTGTGGCAATCTCGGCCATAACGCCGAGGTCGTGGGTAATGAACACCACACTCATCCCCATTTCGCGCTGTAATTCCAGCAACAGTTCCAGGATGGTCTTCTGCACGGTAACGTCCAGCGCGGTGGTGGGTTCATCGGCGATCAGCAGGCGCGGGCCGCAGCTGATGGCCATGGCGATCATCACCCTTTGTTTCTGACCGCCGGAAAGTTCATGGGGGTATTTATCATAGGCCTGCTCAGGGTGCGGGATGCGCACTTTTCCGAACAGGGCAATAGCCTGTTTACGCGCTTCCCGGGTGCTGACCTTCCTGTGCAGCCGGATGGCTTCCGCCACCTGGTTTCCGCAGGTATGCAAGGGGTTCAGCGAGGTCATCGGCTCCTGGAAGATCATGGCGATCTCGCTGCCGCGGTACTTACGCATCTGCAGCGGGGGAACTTTCGCCAGGTCAATTGCCGCGGCGCCGGGAGGCTGATAGATGATGCTGCCATTGCTGATCCTGCCGGGGGCCTGTACCAGCTGCATCAGGCTCAGCGCAGTAACGGATTTGCCGGAACCGGACTCCCCCACAATGCCCAGTATTTCGCCGGGCATAATGTTCAGCGAAATGTTATTGACGGCTGTAACAGTTTCCCCTTCCGTACGGAAAGTGACTTCCAGCTGGCGGATCGAAACGAGGGGATTGGCACTCAAAAGAGCAGATGTTTAACGGTCTGGTGATTGTGAATGAGGTTCTGCAGGGAATCGACCCCTATTTTCAGATGACGTTCCACGTATTCCGTGGTCACCTTTTTATCGCTTTCCTCGGTCTTAACCCCTTCCGGCACCATGGGCTGATCGGATACCAGCAGCAATGCCCCGGTGGGGATCTTGTTGTAGAAGCCTACAGAGAAAATGGTGGCGGTTTCCATATCTATGGCCATTACGCGGATGCGTTCCAGGTATTTTTTGAAGTCCATATCGTGTTCCCATACCCTGCGGTTCGTGCTGTAGCAGGTGCCGGTCCAGTAATCGCATCCGTATTCGCGGATGGTGGTGGAGATGGCTTTTTGCAGGGCAAAGGCCGGCAGGGCGGGTACTTCGGGCGGGAAGTAATCATTGGAGGTGCCTTCCCCGCGGATGGCGGCAATCGGCAATATCAGGTCCCCGATGTTGTTCTTCTTTTTCAGCCCTCCGCATTTGCCCAGGAACAGTACAGCCTTAGGGGATATGGCGCTGAGCAGGTCCATGACCGTTGCGGCGCCGGGGCTGCCCATCCCGAAATTGATGATGGTGATATCCCCTGCGGTGCAGCATTGCATGGGACGGTCCAGCCCAACGATCTTGGCATTGTTCTGCTGGGCAAACATCATCACGTAGTTGGTAAAATTGGTCAGGAGGATGTGAGAACCGAAGTTCTCCAGCTTCTCGCCGGTATAACGGGGAAGCCAGTTCGCTACTATATCTTCTTTTGTTTTCATCCTTGCATTCCGGTTTTTTGCTGACGGCATGTACTTTGCAGATGAACGTCAGTGACAGCCTTTGACTAGTGAATTTACCGTTTTTTCACGAAACGCCCTAGCTTTACAGTATGATCAATATCCAGTTTCCGCCACCCGACTTCAAGATCACGTCCACCAACGGGCAGGAACTGATCTTCGACCCTTTCCGGAAAAAATATGTGGTGCTGACGCCCGAAGAATGGGTACGGCAGAACTTCCTGAATTATCTCGTGAAGAAAATGGACTATCCCGGCGCGCTGATGAGCATTGAAAAGGAAATGAACCTTGGCGAGCTTCGCAAGCGCTGCGATATTGTGGTGTACACCCGCGAGGCGGAGCCCTGGATGATCGTGGAATGCAAGGAAATGGGGATTTCGCTGAACAGCGCCGTGCTGGAGCAGATCGTGCGTTATCATATGGCATTGCCGGTGCCTTACCTGGTGATCACCAACGGCAGCCATACCTGGTGCTGTAAAATGAATACCGAGGAGGGGAAATGGGAGTTCGAGCCATCATTGCCGGGTTACCCGGATATAAGGGAGGAGCCAACGGTAAGGGAATTGTAAAGCAAAACGGCCCGCATCAAATATGACACAGGCCGTTTTTGTGATTATCGTCAACGATCAGGGGAAGATGCCCAGTTGGTCGTATGCAGCGCCTACCTTGTCGATCGCGCATACATATGCGGCGGTGCGCATATCCCTGATCTTTTTATGCTCCATGAATTTCTCGCGCACTTCGTGCAGAGCGGTGTGCATGGTCTCTTCCAGGCCGGAATACACCAGGTCCACTTCATCAGCGCCGTGGGCAATGAATTTCCTTTCTTTTTCCGATACTTTCTTGCCGGTCAGCTCTTCTATGGTGCTGAGGATATGGATGTTCATATTCTCGTCGAAGCGTTTGCCGAGGCGTCCGTAGCGGACATGGCTGAGGTTCTTGAGCCATTCGAAATAGGAAACGGTTACACCGCCGGCATTAAGGAACATGTCCGGCACCACGATCACGCCTTTTTTGGCGAGTATCTCATCCGCTTCCGGGGTAATTGGGCCGTTGGCAGCTTCGCCAATGATCTTCGCTTTCACCCTGGGGGCATTGCTGCCGTCTATCACATTTTCCAGGGCGGCGGGGATGAG
This genomic stretch from Chitinophaga sp. XS-30 harbors:
- a CDS encoding Gfo/Idh/MocA family protein, giving the protein MLKIGLFGVGHLGKIHLSQLVTMKDVEVTGYFDPSDANAEGVQTLYGNLKRFTSAEELVMAVDAVDIVAPTTQHYQLCELAIRNGKHVFVEKPMTNTMDEAKLLVKLVEEANIKFQVGHVERFNPAFLALKGYDLKPMFIEVHRLAEFNPRGTDVSVILDLMIHDIDIVLSIVKSSISRISASGVAVMSDTPDIANVRIEFHNGCVANLTSSRISLKKMRKMRLFQKDAYIGIDFLDKKTEIIKLKEPEDEGLFTLDIATNAGKKTIAIDNPEIKQSNAIRMELELFRDSILENKPVAVNVIDGFQALEAAHQILQKIGRGQSA
- the radC gene encoding DNA repair protein RadC — encoded protein: MLPPICDWPEEDRPREKLIRNGAKVMTNAELLAILINTGQDNKSAIDLANEILFSAGNNLAELAKMDVRQLMGFRGVGQAKAVTILAAMELARRKQCAVPPGRPVIRNSEDIVSLLRPLMQDQCYESFYTLYLSHANKVLHCSCISTGGFTSTTVDPRMIFQEALCLRATRLILAHNHPSGSLNASRADLRVTNRLIAAGRLLDIEVLDHVIISDTGYMSFRDDGMLGQEA
- the pth gene encoding aminoacyl-tRNA hydrolase — protein: MKFLIVGLGNIGAEYQHTRHNIGFDVADALAAKHNAPFNNDRLAEVTTIRWKGRIMVVIKPTTYMNLSGKAVKYWMDKEKITAENMMVIVDELALPLETIRIRPGGSDAGHNGLKSIQESIATNQYPRLRFGIGNDFPKGRQVDYVLGKWSAKEEPVVLQKIGKCVEIIESFATIGLPRTMNNYNNLTFPL
- a CDS encoding 50S ribosomal protein L25, whose translation is MKTITIEGELRSEFGKQATRLLRSEQKVPCVIYGGAETVSFSAAATAFKPLVYTPDFQFVEVKVDGKTFRCILKDMQFDVVTDELTHVDFLELVEDKKVVASLPLKTIGQSIGVKSGGKLVIKLKTLKVKALPKDLRENLEVDITNLDLNENLRVSDVIADGIEILNPPRIPVASVVMTRQLKQEEAAAEKEAKKK
- the queA gene encoding tRNA preQ1(34) S-adenosylmethionine ribosyltransferase-isomerase QueA, producing MKLSQFKFDLPLNLIAQHPSKTRDESRLMVVNRATGKIEHKVFKDILGYFSDKDVMVVNNTKVFPARLYGRKEKTGAKIEVFLLRELNKQNRLWDVIVDPARKIRVGNKLYFGDDESLVAEVIDNTTSRGRTIRFLFEGNDEEFKAVLDSLGETPLPKYIKRKPEDEDKERYQTVYAKFEGAVAAPTAGLHFSRELIKRLEIKGVKFAEVTLHTGLGTFRPIEVEDLSKHKMDAEYFHIDEYAVKIVNKAKEDNRKICAIGTTTVRAVESSVTAQNHLKAAEGWTNTFIHPPYDFSIPNALVTNFHLPKTSLLIMVCAFAGYDLIMEAYQQAIKEKYRFFSYGDAMLII
- a CDS encoding ribose-phosphate pyrophosphokinase, translated to MNPTVKIFTGNSNPALAERIAARYGNPLGKVNIQKFSDGEFQPVFLESIRGDYVFLVQGTNAPADNLMELLLMIDAAKRASAGYITAVIPYFGFARQDRKDKPRVAIGSKLIANLLTAAGANRVITMDLHAPQIQGFFDIPVDHLDSSAIFIPYIENLKLKNLTFASPDVGSTTRVREVASYFSAEMVICDKHRKRANEIASMVVIGDVTDRDIVLIDDICDTAGTLTKSAALLMEKGARSVRAFCTHPVFSGKAYENIENSVLDELVVCDTIPLKHESPKIKVISVADLFAVAIRNMHENKSITSLFVHSQRRLS
- a CDS encoding 2-C-methyl-D-erythritol 4-phosphate cytidylyltransferase, with amino-acid sequence MPSPAKIAIIVAGGSGSRMGSTTPKQFLELNGKPVLHYTIRAFMEAYEDMHIVLVVPPAHRGSIGAVLAAFGRPPSVTIAEGGETRFHSVKNGLQFVKQDAVVFVHDGVRPLVSPALIRTCYEQALLKGSAIPAIPLKDSIREVDTVGNNAADRTRFRIIQTPQTFLSGLLIPAFDQPYDPLFTDEATVVERSGHAVHLVEGEEQNIKITRPQDLVIASAFLNDSLR
- a CDS encoding gliding motility-associated C-terminal domain-containing protein is translated as MNRISAQACTQLGQTPQSAFPICGTKALKQASVPLCAGRSIPLPSCNSNTDYRDVNPYWYKFTCYETGTLGFTITPNDLSDDYDWQIFDVTGKALSEVYTNPAIQVAGNWSAIAGATGASSAGTRLMACEGYSEPKWSSMPTLQAGRQYLLMVSHFTQTQSGYELSFGGGTANITDPLAGAFVHAKYHCLDNRITVKLNKKFQCATMAGDGNEFELVGSNVRVIGSMGVNCNSGFDMDSVVLYLQQPLPAGNYKVRVVTGRDGNTMLDACDNPIQAGREVDFTVPVPQAVPFDRISAIGCAPGKIMVYLSSPVLCSSVAPNGSDFRLSGTDAGMAVVNATTFCNNQLTDSIELTLNTPIYHEGDYDIDLVQGSDGNTLISECGLQTPLGDRVSFSTKDTVSAAFSYRVELDCVYDRIFLEHDGARGVTDWQWSFEDNTAAGGRTYEKVYTVFGQKTVQLEVTNGVCSAQHTEQILLDNELKAAFVMSAAVLCPLDMVTFTDQSIGHIVSHRWDFGFGNGSRSVNPNPFRYPIGSREQTYEVRLIVEDDLHCFDTVVQTIKTVPTCRVAVPTAFTPNNDGTNDYLYPLNGYKTADLVFRIYARNGQLVFESHNWLNKWDGTINGSPAPVGTYAWMLEYTDTEFGNRVFQKGVSTLLR
- a CDS encoding fumarylacetoacetate hydrolase family protein, with the translated sequence MKIICVGRNYAKHAEELKNEVPSEPVIFMKPKNALLQNNHPFYYPEFTDNLHYECELVLRISKNGKHIQERFASKYYDSISVGIDFTARDLQEKQKAKGLPWEIAKSFDNSAVVGKFIPIEEGTDLKDLNFCLYKNKEIVQQGNTGDLLFSFDKLIAHISRFFTLNIGDLVFTGTPEGVGPVEIGDSLEAFIENDSLLEFMVK